A single window of Symphalangus syndactylus isolate Jambi chromosome 4, NHGRI_mSymSyn1-v2.1_pri, whole genome shotgun sequence DNA harbors:
- the TLR2 gene encoding toll-like receptor 2 gives MPHTLWMVWVLGVIISLSKEESSHQASLSCDRNGSCKGSSGSLSSIPSGLTEAVKSLDLSNNRITYISNSDLQRCVNLQALVLTANGINTIEEDSFSSLGSLEHLDLSYNYLSNLSSSWFKPLSSLTFLNLLGNPYKSLGETSLFPHLTKLRILRVGNMDTFTKIQRKDFAGLTFLEELEIDASDLQSYEPKSLKSIQNVSHLILHMKQHILLLEIFVDVTSSVECLELRDTDLDTFHFSELSTGETNSLIKKFTFRNVKITDESLFQILKLLSQISGLLELEFDDCTLNGVGNFRASDNDRVIDPGKVETLTIRRLHIPRFYLFYDLRTLYSLTERVKRITVENSKVFLVPCPLSRHLKSLEYLDLSENLMVEEYLKNSACEDGWPSLQTLILRQNHLASLEKTGETLLTLKNLTNLDISKNSFHSMPETCQWPEKMKYLNLSSTRIHSVTGCIPKTLEILDVSNNNLNLFSLNLLQLKELYISRNKLMTLPDASLLPTLLVLKISRNIITTFSKEQLDSFHTLKTLEAGGNNFICSCEFLSFTQEQQALAKVLIDWPANYLCDSPSHVRGQRVQDVRLSMSECHRTALVSGICCALFLLILLTAVLCHHFHGLWYMKMMWAWLQAKRKPRKAPSRDICYDAFVSYSEQDAYWVENLMVQELENFNPPFRLCLHKRDFIPGKWIIDNIIDSIEKSHKTVFVLSENFVKSEWCKYELDFSHFRLFDENNDAAILVLLEPIEKKAIPQRFCKLRKIMNTKTYLEWPMDEAQREGFWVNLRAAIKS, from the coding sequence ATGCCACACACTTTGTGGATGGTGTGGGTCTTGGGGGTCATCATCAGCCTCTCCAAGGAGGAATCCTCCCATCAGGCTTCTCTGTCTTGTGACCGCAATGGCAGCTGCAAGGGCAGCTCAGGATCTTTAAGCTCCATTCCCTCAGGGCTCACAGAAGCTGTAAAAAGCCTTGACCTGTCCAACAACAGGATCACCTACATTAGCAACAGTGACCTACAGAGGTGTGTGAACCTCCAGGCTCTGGTGCTGACAGCCAATGGAATTAACACAATAGAGGaagattctttttcttccctgggCAGTCTTGAACATTTAGACTTATCCTATAATTACTTATCCAATTTATCGTCTTCCTGGTTCAAGCCCCTTTCTTCTTTGACATTCTTAAACTTACTGGGAAATCCTTACAAAAGCCTCGGGGAAACATCTCTTTTTCCTCATCTCACAAAATTGCGAATCCTGAGAGTAGGAAATATGGACACCTTCACTAAGATTCAAAGAAAAGATTTTGCTGGACTTACCTTCCTTGAGGAACTTGAGATTGATGCTTCAGATCTACAGAGCTATGAGCCAAAAAGTTTGAAGTCAATTCAGAACGTAAGTCATCTGATCCTTCATATGAAGCAGCATATTTTACTGCTGGAGATTTTTGTAGATGTTACAAGTTCCGTGGAATGTTTGGAACTGCGAGATACTGATTTGGACACTTTCCATTTTTCAGAACTATCCACTGGTGAAACAAATTCATTGATTAAAAAGTTTACATTTAGAAATGTGAAAATCACTGATGAAAGTTTGTTTCAGATCTTGAAACTTTTGAGTCAGATTTCTGGATTGTTAGAATTAGAGTTTGATGACTGTACCCTTAATGGAGTTGGTAATTTTAGAGCATCTGATAATGACAGAGTTATAGATCCAGGTAAAGTGGAAACGTTAACAATCCGGAGGCTGCATATTCCAaggttttacttattttatgatCTGAGAACTTTATATTCACTCACAGAAAGAGTTAAAAGAATCACAGTAGAAAACAGTAaagtttttctggttccttgtcCACTTTCACGACATTTAAAATCATTAGAATACTTGGATCTCAGTGAAAATTTGATGGTTGAAGAATACTTGAAAAATTCAGCCTGTGAGGATGGCTGGCCCTCTCTACAAACTTTAATTTTAAGGCAAAATCATCTGGCATCATTGGAAAAAACCGGAGAGACTTTGCTTACTCTGAAAAACTTGACTAACCTTGATATCAGTAAGAATAGTTTTCATTCTATGCCTGAAACTTGTCAGTGGCcagaaaagatgaaatatttgAACTTATCCAGCACACGAATACACAGTGTAACAGGCTGCATTCCCAAGACACTGGAAATTTTAGATGTTAGCAACAACAatctcaatttattttctttgaatttgcTGCAACTCAAAGAACTTTATATTTCCAGAAATAAGTTGATGACTCTACCAGATGCCTCCCTCTTACCCACGTTACTAGTATTGAAAATCAGTAGGAATATAATAACTACGTTTTCTAAGGAGCAACTTGACTCATTTCACACACTGAAGACTTTGGAAGCTGGTGGCAATAACTTCATTTGCTCCTGTGAATTCCTCTCCTTCACTCAGGAGCAGCAAGCACTAGCCAAAGTCCTGATTGACTGGCCAGCAAATTACCTGTGTGACTCTCCATCCCATGTGCGCGGCCAGCGGGTTCAGGACGTCCGCCTCTCCATGTCAGAATGTCACAGGACAGCACTGGTGTCTGGTATATGCTGTGCTCTGTTCCTGCTGATCCTGCTCACGGCAGTCCTGTGCCACCATTTCCACGGCCTGTGGTACATGAAAATGATGTGGGCCTGGCTCCAGGCCAAAAGGAAGCCCAGGAAAGCTCCCAGCAGGGACATCTGCTATGATGCATTTGTTTCTTACAGTGAGCAGGATGCCTACTGGGTGGAGAACCTTATGGTCCAGGAGCTGGAGAACTTCAATCCCCCCTTCAGGCTGTGTCTTCATAAGCGGGACTTCATTCCTGGCAAGTGGATCATTGACAATATCATTGACTCCATTGAAAAGAGCCACAAAACTGTCTttgtgctttctgaaaactttgtgAAGAGTGAGTGGTGCAAGTATGAACTGGACTTCTCCCATTTCCGTCTTTTTGATGAGAACAATGATGCTGCCATTCTCGTTCTTCTGGAGCCCATTGAGAAAAAAGCCATTCCCCAGCGCTTCTGCAAGCTGCGGAAGATAATGAACACCAAGACCTACCTGGAGTGGCCCATGGACGAGGCTCAGCGGGAAGGGTTTTGGGTAAATCTGAGAGCTGCGATAAAGTCCTAG